One Aegilops tauschii subsp. strangulata cultivar AL8/78 chromosome 7, Aet v6.0, whole genome shotgun sequence genomic window carries:
- the LOC109737803 gene encoding probable xyloglucan endotransglucosylase/hydrolase protein 23 translates to MAVSSVLAILLDASCALASATFDKEFDITWGDGRGKIMNNGQLLTLGLDKVSGSGFQSKHEYLYGKIDMQLKLVPGNSAGTVTAYYLSSQGPTHDEIDFEFLGNVTGEPYTLHTNVFTQGQGQREQQFRLWFDPTNDFHTYSILWNPKHIIFMVDDMPIRDFRNLEGKGIAFPKNQPMRLYSSLWNADDWATQGGRVKTDWSHAPFSASYRGFKADACVVTAAGRPHCGASVGTEVAPGTGAAGEWYNQELDLTRQQRMRWVQSNYMIYNYCTDPKRFAQGVPAECSM, encoded by the exons ATGGCGGTGTCCTCGGTGCTGGCGATCCTGCTCGACGCCTCGTGTGCCCTTGCGTCGGCGACCTTCGACAAGGAGTTCGACATCACCTGGGGTGACGGGCGAGGGAAGATCATGAACAATGGCCAGCTCCTCACGCTGGGGCTGGACAAGGTCTCCGGCTCCGGATTCCAGTCCAAGCACGAGTACCTCTACGGCAAGATCGACATGCAGCTCAAGCTCGTCCCCGGCAACTCCGCCGGCACCGTCACCGCATACTAC CTGTCGTCGCAGGGGCCGACGCACGACGAGATCGACTTTGAGTTCCTGGGCAATGTCACCGGCGAGCCGTACACTCTGCACACCAACGTGTTCacgcaggggcaggggcagcgggaGCAGCAGTTCCGCCTCTGGTTCGATCCCACCAACGACTTCCACACCTACTCCATCCTCTGGAACCCAAAGCACATCAT CTTCATGGTGGACGACATGCCGATCAGGGACTTCAGGAACCTGGAGGGAAAGGGGATCGCCTTCCCCAAGAACCAGCCGATGCGCCTCTACTCCAGCCTCTGGAACGCCGACGACTGGGCCACGCAAGGAGGCCGCGTCAAGACGGACTGGTCCCACGCGCCGTTCTCTGCCTCCTACCGCGGCTTCAAGGCCGACGCGTGCGTGGTGACCGCGGCCGGCCGGCCGCACTGCGGCGCCAGCGTGGGCACGGAGGTCGCCCccggcacgggcgcggcgggcgAGTGGTACAACCAGGAGCTCGACCTGACGCGGCAGCAGCGGATGCGGTGGGTGCAGAGCAACTACATGATCTACAACTACTGCACCGACCCCAAGCGCTTCGCCCAGGGCGTTCCCGCCGAGTGCTCCATGTAG